Proteins encoded by one window of Brevibacterium atlanticum:
- a CDS encoding IclR family transcriptional regulator, with the protein MPKQKTTDESTGRGASVIENTVAILRCFSPDRQELGVTEIAPQVGLHKSSVSRILASLEREGIVEQTASRRYRLGLGIIAIAGPLLADLDVRRVSYSAMQELTEETGETSALMVWNGTESITVEQIPSAHEIKHTSSLGSRYSTAYSASVQVFLAAEDAERVRELIDDGSIVNVGSGIHSVEDYRARLADVVDRGCAINYGETSADAVGIAAPIRDHRDEIVAAILVPAPKYRVDEVALEKLTKSCMKAANQVTRRLGGA; encoded by the coding sequence ATGCCCAAGCAGAAGACGACAGACGAATCCACCGGGCGGGGGGCCTCGGTCATCGAGAACACCGTCGCGATCCTCCGCTGCTTCAGCCCCGATCGGCAGGAGCTCGGGGTCACGGAGATCGCCCCACAGGTCGGGCTGCACAAGAGCTCAGTCTCGCGCATTCTTGCCTCACTGGAGCGTGAAGGCATCGTCGAGCAAACCGCCTCGCGGCGCTACCGGCTCGGATTGGGCATCATCGCCATCGCCGGTCCGCTGCTCGCCGATCTGGACGTCAGACGCGTGAGCTACTCGGCCATGCAGGAGCTCACGGAGGAGACGGGGGAAACGAGTGCGCTCATGGTATGGAACGGCACTGAGTCGATCACCGTCGAGCAGATCCCCAGCGCCCACGAGATCAAACACACCTCGAGCCTCGGTTCGCGCTACAGCACGGCCTACAGCGCCTCAGTGCAAGTGTTCCTCGCCGCCGAGGATGCCGAGCGAGTCCGTGAACTCATCGACGACGGTTCGATCGTCAACGTGGGGAGCGGCATCCACAGTGTCGAGGACTATCGTGCTCGTCTGGCGGACGTCGTCGATCGCGGCTGTGCGATCAATTACGGCGAAACCTCTGCGGACGCCGTCGGCATTGCCGCGCCGATCCGCGACCATCGTGACGAAATCGTTGCGGCCATCCTCGTGCCCGCTCCGAAATATCGCGTCGACGAAGTAGCCCTCGAGAAATTGACGAAGAGCTGTATGAAGGCGGCGAATCAGGTCACCCGCCGCCTCGGTGGGGCCTGA
- a CDS encoding purine-cytosine permease family protein, which yields MTVEKSTPPAVHLGQSDVEDQLQAIPEKSRTTRVGGQFWIWAGANLAPINWVLGALGINLGLGVRDTITVIVIGNLIGMSLFGCFVLLGQKTGATGMVLARAAFGRRGDYLPAAIQASVTIGWCAINTYVILDLVLALFGKLHWLDPADHNYGWKIGTAAFLMAAQVIIAWFGYRAIAAFERWTVPPTIVILVAMSLFAWFGLDIDWGYAGPPGEVLHGWDRIAVMSSVMTVIGIGWGITWFTYAADYSRFVSREVPRRKLYLASTLGQFLPVVWLGVLGASLATKSQSVDPGQLVVDNFGALAVPVLLLVIHGPIATNILNIYTFSVATQALDIKVKRNSLNLFVGVLSFIAVIFFVYQEDLAEVLDSFLSSLVAWVASWGGLMLVHYYRFNRIRPIPSARLFDPIGSKRLPDINWPGVCALLGGMIATWLFMAQSIEVLQSPLVTAMGGLDLSWLAGLVVSASIYAIFGPRAHFRYAERQAETASQIPADPR from the coding sequence ATGACCGTGGAGAAATCTACCCCGCCCGCAGTGCACCTCGGCCAGTCAGACGTCGAGGATCAGCTCCAAGCTATTCCCGAGAAGTCCCGAACCACCCGAGTCGGTGGTCAGTTCTGGATCTGGGCCGGCGCCAATCTCGCACCGATCAACTGGGTCCTCGGCGCCCTCGGCATCAACCTCGGACTCGGAGTCCGAGACACCATCACAGTCATCGTCATCGGCAACCTCATCGGGATGTCACTCTTCGGCTGCTTCGTCCTGCTGGGACAGAAGACCGGGGCCACAGGAATGGTCCTCGCTCGCGCCGCATTCGGCCGCCGCGGCGACTACCTGCCGGCCGCGATCCAAGCGTCGGTCACAATCGGCTGGTGCGCTATCAACACCTACGTCATTCTCGACCTGGTGCTCGCCCTGTTCGGAAAGCTCCACTGGCTCGACCCCGCCGACCACAACTACGGCTGGAAGATCGGCACCGCCGCCTTCCTCATGGCTGCTCAGGTCATCATCGCGTGGTTCGGGTATCGAGCCATCGCCGCCTTCGAACGCTGGACAGTGCCTCCGACAATCGTCATCCTCGTCGCCATGTCCCTGTTCGCGTGGTTCGGACTCGACATCGACTGGGGCTATGCCGGCCCACCGGGTGAAGTTCTCCACGGCTGGGATCGGATCGCCGTAATGAGCTCGGTCATGACAGTGATCGGCATCGGCTGGGGGATCACCTGGTTCACCTACGCAGCCGACTACTCCCGCTTCGTCAGCCGCGAAGTCCCGCGCCGCAAACTCTACCTCGCCTCGACACTGGGACAGTTCCTGCCCGTCGTCTGGCTCGGAGTCCTCGGCGCCAGCCTCGCAACGAAGTCCCAGTCCGTCGATCCCGGGCAACTCGTCGTCGACAACTTCGGAGCATTGGCCGTCCCTGTACTGCTGCTCGTCATCCACGGACCGATCGCGACGAACATCCTCAACATCTATACGTTCTCCGTGGCCACACAAGCTCTCGATATCAAGGTCAAGCGCAACAGTCTCAACCTCTTCGTCGGAGTCCTGTCGTTCATCGCAGTCATCTTCTTCGTCTATCAGGAAGATCTCGCTGAGGTGCTCGACAGCTTCCTCAGCTCTCTGGTCGCATGGGTCGCATCGTGGGGCGGACTCATGCTCGTCCACTACTACAGGTTCAATCGGATCCGGCCGATTCCCAGTGCCCGACTCTTCGATCCGATCGGCTCGAAGAGGCTGCCGGACATCAATTGGCCTGGGGTCTGCGCACTGCTCGGCGGCATGATTGCGACGTGGCTGTTCATGGCCCAGTCGATCGAGGTACTGCAGAGTCCACTGGTCACGGCGATGGGCGGACTCGATCTGTCCTGGCTAGCCGGACTCGTCGTCAGCGCGAGCATCTACGCGATCTTCGGCCCTCGCGCCCATTTCCGCTACGCGGAGCGACAGGCCGAGACAGCAAGTCAGATTCCGGCGGATCCGAGATGA
- a CDS encoding aminopeptidase P family protein, translating into MTVTTSPKAADVADLDRLKVLHNGSKTPLTFSDAEMERRLDGLRAIIAEKELDAVILTSYHNIKYYSDFLFTYFGRSYAMVVTPDDSVTITANIDAGMPWRTSYGENIVYTDWRRDNYLYAIQEGLRQRGISAPKRLGVEDDNLPLDNRNKIQSAFPDAELVDIAQASMRQRMIKSAEEIEVIKHSARIGDLGGEAVKAAIAEGISEYEVALIGTEAMVHEIAKTFPDQEVRDTWVWFQSGINTDGAHNWATTRKVRKGDILSLNCFAMPSGYYTALERTLFYGEPDERSLELWNINVEVHKRGIELIKPGAVCKDIAAELNEIYLEHGLFANRTFGYGHSFGVLSHYYGREAGLELREDIDTVIEPGMVVSMEPMITLPEGQPGAGGYREHDIVVVSEDGAEDITKFPFGPEHNIIPA; encoded by the coding sequence ATGACTGTCACCACCTCCCCGAAAGCCGCTGACGTAGCTGATCTGGATCGCCTCAAGGTCCTTCATAACGGATCCAAAACCCCGCTGACCTTCTCCGACGCAGAGATGGAGCGTCGCCTCGACGGGCTGCGCGCGATCATCGCCGAGAAGGAACTCGACGCGGTGATCCTCACCTCGTATCACAACATCAAGTACTACTCGGACTTCCTCTTCACCTATTTCGGACGCTCGTACGCGATGGTCGTGACCCCGGACGACTCGGTGACCATCACGGCGAACATCGATGCCGGTATGCCCTGGCGGACGAGCTACGGCGAGAACATCGTCTACACCGACTGGCGTCGCGACAACTATCTCTACGCAATCCAGGAGGGGCTGCGTCAGCGCGGCATCTCTGCGCCCAAGCGACTCGGCGTTGAGGACGACAACCTTCCCCTCGACAACCGGAACAAGATTCAGTCGGCATTCCCCGACGCCGAACTCGTCGACATCGCTCAAGCCTCGATGCGGCAGCGCATGATCAAGTCCGCCGAGGAGATCGAGGTGATCAAGCACAGTGCGCGGATCGGCGACCTGGGCGGAGAAGCGGTCAAGGCAGCGATCGCCGAGGGCATCAGCGAGTACGAGGTCGCACTCATCGGTACCGAGGCGATGGTCCACGAGATCGCGAAGACCTTCCCTGACCAGGAAGTCAGGGATACTTGGGTATGGTTCCAGTCGGGTATCAACACCGACGGCGCCCACAACTGGGCGACTACGCGCAAGGTGCGCAAGGGCGATATCCTCAGCCTCAACTGTTTCGCCATGCCATCGGGCTACTACACGGCACTCGAACGCACCCTTTTCTACGGTGAGCCCGACGAGCGGTCGCTCGAGTTGTGGAACATCAACGTCGAGGTTCACAAGCGCGGTATCGAGCTCATCAAGCCGGGTGCCGTGTGCAAGGACATCGCTGCCGAGCTCAACGAGATCTACCTCGAGCACGGTCTCTTCGCCAATCGCACCTTCGGCTACGGGCACTCCTTCGGAGTCCTCAGCCACTACTACGGACGCGAGGCGGGCCTCGAGCTGCGTGAAGACATTGACACCGTCATCGAACCCGGCATGGTCGTCTCAATGGAGCCGATGATCACGTTACCCGAGGGTCAGCCTGGCGCCGGCGGTTACCGGGAGCACGACATCGTCGTGGTCAGCGAGGATGGTGCCGAGGACATCACGAAGTTCCCGTTCGGTCCTGAGCACAACATCATCCCCGCCTGA
- a CDS encoding PucR family transcriptional regulator, protein MNLRELLDHESMRAADPVVRAGSRRLEQATVRWVHSSEVLDIGPLMLGGEFLLSGGTVLSRVSGVRQDRYIRELAAHHVAALALETGSEFPEIPRRVVQAAAEVGLPLIELRRVVPFVEIAESVNSSLVSDSVATLQRADEISHAVSVALVGGAGIRQLLEVLATELTVTVSLLVPGTLSDELLGVNGQRGDSGPAALTVDIEIALRGMLAATLRMDLQSPEQESLAQFVGDRVADVLALALLQQRRPSLGDIAGIELIRAVEADSRETALADLCESAGVDPETPLVMISARTTDSNRLRGKLDRVLAEQAARLIVYANPGETIAIALFDGRRHRSHRAALLEELERHVDDLDAAICVGPVVDGIRGGAYSLDQARLTLELSAARPSRAEVFDSDASIVDRLLTANVGSAVKIRLVDELLGEIVEHDAQRGTNLVDTLEAWLRSGCNTAETARSLFLERQSMHNRLQRIFSLIGGDPRGTGRIAGLTIALRALRQIPSKYHTI, encoded by the coding sequence ATGAATCTGCGGGAACTGCTGGACCACGAATCAATGAGGGCGGCTGATCCGGTGGTCCGCGCTGGGAGTCGTCGACTCGAGCAAGCAACAGTCCGTTGGGTCCATTCGAGCGAAGTCCTCGACATCGGACCGCTGATGCTCGGCGGTGAGTTCCTTCTTTCTGGCGGGACGGTTCTCAGTCGGGTCTCGGGGGTGCGGCAAGATCGCTACATCCGTGAGCTCGCGGCGCATCATGTCGCCGCTCTCGCCCTCGAAACGGGAAGTGAGTTCCCGGAGATTCCGAGGCGGGTGGTCCAGGCGGCCGCCGAAGTGGGTCTTCCCCTCATCGAACTGCGACGGGTCGTGCCCTTCGTTGAGATCGCGGAATCGGTGAATAGCTCTCTCGTCAGCGATTCGGTCGCTACTCTGCAAAGAGCCGACGAGATCTCGCATGCTGTGTCAGTGGCGCTGGTCGGTGGCGCCGGTATTCGGCAGCTGCTCGAGGTACTCGCCACTGAACTGACGGTGACCGTCTCGTTGCTTGTGCCTGGCACGCTCTCAGACGAACTGCTCGGAGTGAATGGACAACGGGGGGACTCGGGCCCGGCCGCGCTCACCGTGGATATTGAGATCGCATTACGTGGCATGCTTGCTGCCACCCTGCGGATGGATCTGCAGTCCCCCGAGCAAGAATCTCTCGCCCAGTTCGTCGGTGACCGGGTTGCCGACGTGCTGGCACTCGCGCTCCTCCAACAGCGCCGACCTTCACTCGGCGACATCGCCGGGATCGAACTTATTCGAGCGGTCGAGGCCGACTCCAGGGAGACGGCTCTGGCTGATCTCTGTGAATCGGCGGGTGTTGATCCCGAGACGCCGCTGGTGATGATCTCGGCGCGCACCACTGACTCGAATCGATTGCGAGGGAAACTTGACCGAGTGCTCGCCGAGCAAGCTGCCCGGCTCATCGTCTATGCGAACCCCGGTGAGACGATTGCCATCGCCTTGTTCGATGGCCGGAGACACCGCAGCCATCGGGCTGCTCTCCTCGAGGAGCTAGAACGTCACGTCGACGATCTCGACGCCGCGATCTGCGTCGGGCCCGTCGTCGACGGCATCCGTGGCGGTGCCTACTCCCTCGACCAGGCACGGCTGACGCTGGAACTGTCGGCGGCCCGGCCAAGCCGGGCTGAGGTGTTCGACTCCGATGCCTCGATCGTCGACCGTCTGCTCACGGCGAACGTCGGCTCAGCTGTGAAGATCCGCCTGGTAGACGAGCTTCTCGGTGAGATCGTCGAGCACGACGCGCAGCGGGGGACCAATCTTGTTGACACACTGGAGGCTTGGTTGCGGAGCGGCTGCAACACCGCTGAGACCGCGCGATCGCTTTTCCTTGAGCGTCAGTCGATGCACAACCGTCTGCAACGGATATTCTCGCTCATCGGCGGAGACCCGCGGGGGACTGGGAGAATCGCCGGGCTGACCATCGCACTGCGCGCACTGCGGCAGATCCCCAGCAAATACCACACCATTTGA